A window of the Anoplopoma fimbria isolate UVic2021 breed Golden Eagle Sablefish chromosome 17, Afim_UVic_2022, whole genome shotgun sequence genome harbors these coding sequences:
- the cdab gene encoding cytidine deaminase b, with product MDQVEFSGGLMHIKDHSSGHLSQETVKKLIQKSQEAKQQAYCPYSNFRVGAALLTLDNCVITGCNVENACYNLGACAERNAISKAVSEGYRSFKAIAIASDLKEKFISPCGGCRQFIREFGLNCEVYLSKPDGSYLKMTVDELLPVSFGPEELSMKKVFDIPEY from the exons ATGGACCAAGTTGAGTTCAGTGGTGGGTTGATGCATATTAAGGACCATAGCTCAGGACACTTGTCTCAGGAAACAGTCAAGAAGCTGATCCAGAAGTCTCAGGAGGCAAAGCAGCAAGCCTACTGTCCTTACAGCAACTTCAGAGTGGGAGCTGCTCTCCTGACCCTAGACAACTGTGTGATTACAG GTTGCAATGTGGAGAATGCATGTTACAATCTGGGTGCATGTGCTGAAAGGAATGCTATCTCAAAAGCAGTGTCAGAAGGCTACAGAAGTTTCAAGGCAATTGCAATTGCCAG TGACCTGAAAGAGAAGTTCATCTCCCCCTGTGGTGGCTGCAGGCAGTTCATAAGAGAG TTCGGATTAAACTGTGAGGTGTACCTGTCAAAGCCTGACGGCTCGTACCTGAAGATGACTGTGGACGAGCTTCTACCTGTCTCCTTTGGGCCTGAAGAACTGTCCATGAAGAAAGTGTTTGACATTCCTGAGTACTGA